In the Mytilus trossulus isolate FHL-02 chromosome 1, PNRI_Mtr1.1.1.hap1, whole genome shotgun sequence genome, one interval contains:
- the LOC134688725 gene encoding pseudouridylate synthase 7 homolog isoform X3 encodes MEPEAKKARLETDAITTCRVDNQYDDISCDSTPVTKETDNKDVSSSNNQTEDVKFVKETDVGILCYINDLPGCHGVIKQRYSDFIVNEVDVDGKVVELTKTEVDKISEEEKVQNEEEESFKLPEDVMKTLLALSSESEMEPAFIHMENMDDKELRTKYHQTIKSKFPGLDSSTVTQDDKKVIKVVKKANTKMKNRWKNEWPAGRGNYCQFVLYKENRDTMSAINDMSRFLSVNRNLFQYAGTKDKRAKTSQEITVYRMFAERLEELNTRMKYMHFGNYRYVNEPLRLGKCQGNKFTIVLRNVTGDDETLDKSMMSLKEKGFINYFGMQRFGTTSIPTHHIGRAVLKNDYEEAVNLILKPRPGETGRIVECRQCWERNKDPVEALIGLPNQNAIEKTILKELKSNKHNFCNAFQKIARNTKLMYLHAYQSYLWNSVTSQRIKQHGLQPVIGDLVLTEEIQELQEGEDNDNKDIRIVQPIVLDEKNVSQYSILDVVLPLPGHDVTYPPNEVRKWYETLLAEDGLTLDSFKHKIKSLSLPGAYRKIVIKPGDVVWKLYRYNDVNVELALSDLDKLQKKAEPSYEQDGQFKALKIEMTLPSSCYATMALREVLKIDTSASYQSTLNVT; translated from the exons ATGGAGCCAGAGGCCAAAAAAGCCAGACTTGAGACTGATGCTATCACAACATGTAGAGTGGATAATCAATATGATGATATATCATGTGACAGTACTCCAGTAACCAAGGAAACAGATAATAAAGATGTCAGTAGTTCAAATAATCAGACAGAAGATGTCAAATTTGTTAAAGAAACAGATGTAGGCATACTCTGCTATATTAATGATTTACCTGGTTGCCATGGAGTTATTAAACAAAG GTACTCTGATTTCATTGTGAATGAAGTGGATGTTGACGGTAAGGTTGTGGAATTAACAAAAACAGAAGTGGATAAAATATCAGAAGAAGAAAAGGTGCAG aaTGAAGAAGAGGAAAGTTTCAAGTTACCAGAAGATGTAATGAAGACATTGCTAGCCTTATCCTCTGAATCTGAGATGGAACCTGCTTTTATACATATGGAA aacATGGATGACAAGGAGCTTAGAACCAAGTATCATCAGACAATCAAATCTAAGTTTCCTGGTTTAGATAGTTCTACTGTTACTCAAGATGACAAAAAAGTCATTAAAGTTGTCAAGAAGGCTAATACTAAGA TGAAAAACAGATGGAAAAATGAGTGGCCAGCTGGTCGAGGAAATTACTGTCAGTTTGTTCTGTACAAAGAAAACCGAGATACAATGTCAGCTATAAATGATATGTCAAGATTTCTCAG tgtgAACAGAAACTTATTCCAGTATGCAGGTACTAAAGACAAGAGAGCCAAAACTTCTCAAGAAATAACAGTGTATAG AATGTTTGCAGAGAGACTAGAAGAATTAAACACAAGAATGAAGTATATGCATTTTGGAAATTACAG ataTGTAAATGAACCACTCAGGTTAGGTAAATGTCAAGGCAACAAGTTTACTATTGTACTGag GAATGTAACTGGAGATGATGAAACATTAGATAAATCAATGATGTCGCTAAAAGAAAAAggatttatcaattattttggtATGCAGAGATTTGGTACAACATCAATACCTACACACCACATAGGAAG AGCTGTATTGAAAAATGATTATGAAGAGGCTGTGAatctaattttaaaacctaGACCTGGTG aAACTGGAAGAATAGTAGAATGTCGTCAATGTTGGGAAAGAAATAAAGATCCAGTTGAAGCTCTGATAGGATTACCAAATCAGAATGCTATAGAGAAAACTATCCTCAAAGAACTCAAGTCTAACAAACATAACTTTTGTAATGCTTTTCAAAAG ATAGCTAGGAATACAAAGTTAATGTATTTACATGCCTATCAGAGTTATCTATGGAATTCTGTCACCTCACAAAGAATTAAACAACATGGGTTACAACCAGTCATAGGAGATCTTGTTCTTACAGAGGAAATCCAGGAGCTACAGGAag GTGAAGACAATGACAATAAAGACATTAGGATAGTACAGCCAATTGTCCTTGATGAGAAGAATGTGTCACAATACAGCATATTGGACGTGGTTTTACCGTTACCAG GTCATGATGTCACATACCCACCAAATGAAG tcaGAAAATGGTATGAAACATTATTAGCAGAAGATGGATTAACTCTTGACAGTTTTAAGCACAAGATCAA ATCATTATCATTACCTGGAGCCTACAGAAAAATAGTGATCAAGCCTGGTGACGTTGTATGGAAGCTGTACAGATATAATGATGTCAATGTTGAATTGGCTTTGAGTGATCTGGATAAACTGCAGAAAAAAGCAGAGCCTTCATATGAACAAG atGGACAGtttaaagctttgaaaatagaaatgacCTTGCCATCATCTTGTTATGCTACCATGGCATTGAGAgaagttctaaaaatagacaccTCAGCATCCTATCAGTCAACATTAAATGTTACATAG
- the LOC134688725 gene encoding pseudouridylate synthase 7 homolog isoform X2, producing MEPEAKKARLETDAITTCRVDNQYDDISCDSTPVTKETDNKDVSSSNNQTEDVKFVKETDVGILCYINDLPGCHGVIKQRYSDFIVNEVDVDGKVVELTKTEVDKISEEEKVQNEEEESFKLPEDVMKTLLALSSESEMEPAFIHMENMDDKELRTKYHQTIKSKFPGLDSSTVTQDDKKVIKVVKKANTKMKNRWKNEWPAGRGNYCQFVLYKENRDTMSAINDMSRFLSVNRNLFQYAGTKDKRAKTSQEITVYRMFAERLEELNTRMKYMHFGNYRYVNEPLRLGKCQGNKFTIVLRNVTGDDETLDKSMMSLKEKGFINYFGMQRFGTTSIPTHHIGRAVLKNDYEEAVNLILKPRPGETGRIVECRQCWERNKDPVEALIGLPNQNAIEKTILKELKSNKHNFCNAFQKIARNTKLMYLHAYQSYLWNSVTSQRIKQHGLQPVIGDLVLTEEIQELQEGEDNDNKDIRIVQPIVLDEKNVSQYSILDVVLPLPGHDVTYPPNEVRKWYETLLAEDGLTLDSFKHKIKSLSLPGAYRKIVIKPGDVVWKLYRYNDVNVELALSDLDKLQKKAEPSYEQDGQFKALKIEMTLPSSCYATMALREVLKIDTSASYQSTLNVT from the exons ATGGAGCCAGAGGCCAAAAAAGCCAGACTTGAGACTGATGCTATCACAACATGTAGAGTGGATAATCAATATGATGATATATCATGTGACAGTACTCCAGTAACCAAGGAAACAGATAATAAAGATGTCAGTAGTTCAAATAATCAGACAGAAGATGTCAAATTTGTTAAAGAAACAGATGTAGGCATACTCTGCTATATTAATGATTTACCTGGTTGCCATGGAGTTATTAAACAAAG GTACTCTGATTTCATTGTGAATGAAGTGGATGTTGACGGTAAGGTTGTGGAATTAACAAAAACAGAAGTGGATAAAATATCAGAAGAAGAAAAGGTGCAG aaTGAAGAAGAGGAAAGTTTCAAGTTACCAGAAGATGTAATGAAGACATTGCTAGCCTTATCCTCTGAATCTGAGATGGAACCTGCTTTTATACATATGGAA aacATGGATGACAAGGAGCTTAGAACCAAGTATCATCAGACAATCAAATCTAAGTTTCCTGGTTTAGATAGTTCTACTGTTACTCAAGATGACAAAAAAGTCATTAAAGTTGTCAAGAAGGCTAATACTAAGA TGAAAAACAGATGGAAAAATGAGTGGCCAGCTGGTCGAGGAAATTACTGTCAGTTTGTTCTGTACAAAGAAAACCGAGATACAATGTCAGCTATAAATGATATGTCAAGATTTCTCAG tgtgAACAGAAACTTATTCCAGTATGCAGGTACTAAAGACAAGAGAGCCAAAACTTCTCAAGAAATAACAGTGTATAG AATGTTTGCAGAGAGACTAGAAGAATTAAACACAAGAATGAAGTATATGCATTTTGGAAATTACAG ataTGTAAATGAACCACTCAGGTTAGGTAAATGTCAAGGCAACAAGTTTACTATTGTACTGag GAATGTAACTGGAGATGATGAAACATTAGATAAATCAATGATGTCGCTAAAAGAAAAAggatttatcaattattttggtATGCAGAGATTTGGTACAACATCAATACCTACACACCACATAGGAAG AGCTGTATTGAAAAATGATTATGAAGAGGCTGTGAatctaattttaaaacctaGACCTGGTG aAACTGGAAGAATAGTAGAATGTCGTCAATGTTGGGAAAGAAATAAAGATCCAGTTGAAGCTCTGATAGGATTACCAAATCAGAATGCTATAGAGAAAACTATCCTCAAAGAACTCAAGTCTAACAAACATAACTTTTGTAATGCTTTTCAAAAG ATAGCTAGGAATACAAAGTTAATGTATTTACATGCCTATCAGAGTTATCTATGGAATTCTGTCACCTCACAAAGAATTAAACAACATGGGTTACAACCAGTCATAGGAGATCTTGTTCTTACAGAGGAAATCCAGGAGCTACAGGAag GTGAAGACAATGACAATAAAGACATTAGGATAGTACAGCCAATTGTCCTTGATGAGAAGAATGTGTCACAATACAGCATATTGGACGTGGTTTTACCGTTACCAGGTCATGATGTCACATATCCACCAAATGAAG tcaGAAAATGGTATGAAACATTATTAGCAGAAGATGGATTAACTCTTGACAGTTTTAAGCACAAGATCAA ATCATTATCATTACCTGGAGCCTACAGAAAAATAGTGATCAAGCCTGGTGACGTTGTATGGAAGCTGTACAGATATAATGATGTCAATGTTGAATTGGCTTTGAGTGATCTGGATAAACTGCAGAAAAAAGCAGAGCCTTCATATGAACAAG atGGACAGtttaaagctttgaaaatagaaatgacCTTGCCATCATCTTGTTATGCTACCATGGCATTGAGAgaagttctaaaaatagacaccTCAGCATCCTATCAGTCAACATTAAATGTTACATAG